The following proteins are co-located in the Anomalospiza imberbis isolate Cuckoo-Finch-1a 21T00152 chromosome 1, ASM3175350v1, whole genome shotgun sequence genome:
- the BAMBI gene encoding BMP and activin membrane-bound inhibitor homolog, whose product MDRHSSYIFIWLQLELCAMAVLLTRGEIRCYCDAAHCVATGYMCKSELSACFSRLLDPQNTHSPLTHGCLDSIASTADICQAKQAQNHSGTTTMSTLECCHEDMCNYRGLHDVLSPSRGDASGQGSRYQHDSSRNLITKVQELTSSKELWFRAAVIAVPIAGGLILVLLIMLALRMLRSENKRLQDQRQQMLSRLHYSFHGHHSKKGQVAKLDLECMVPVTGHENCCMTCDKMRHSDLSNDKILSLVHWGMYSGHGKLEFV is encoded by the exons gtGAAATCAGATGCTACTGTGATGCTGCACACTGTGTTGCAACTGGCTATATGTGCAAATCTGAGCTTAGTGCCTGCTTCTCCAGACTGCTTGATCCTCAGAATACACATTCCCCACTTACTCATGGCTGCTTGGACTCTATTGCAAGCACAGCTGATATCTGCCAAGCCAAACAAGCACAAAACCACTCTGGCACCACCACCATGTCCACATTGGAATGCTGTCATGAAGATATGTGCAATTACAGAGGATTACATGATGTTTTGTCTCCTTCCAGGGGTGATGCTTCAG GACAAGGGAGCAGATATCAAcatgacagcagcaggaatctCATCACCAAGGTGCAAGAATTGACTTCTTCGAAAGAGTTATGGTTCAGGGCAGCTGTAATTGCTGTTCCAATAGCTGGTGGGCTAATCTTGGTGCTCCTTATCATGCTGGCCTTGAGGATGCTCAGGAGTGAAAACAAGAGACTGCAAGATCAGCGACAGCAAATGCTCTCTCGTTTGCACTACAGTTTTCATGGACATCATTCGAAAAAAGGGCAGGTGGCAAAATTGGACTTGGAATGCATGGTGCCTGTGACTGGTCACGAGAACTGCTGCATGACCTGTGATAAAATGAGACATTCAGACCTCAGCAATGATAAAATTCTTTCACTAGTCCACTGGGGAATGTACAGCGGACATGGAAAGCTGGAATTTGTATGa